One region of Syntrophobacter fumaroxidans MPOB genomic DNA includes:
- a CDS encoding DUF6384 family protein, with translation MVDERKPEETRFDEVMLAMDVVDTLRHEEQMVERELASDERDQALFDKLKRMYASQGIEVTDEIIAEGVAALREERFVYRPPPPRGTLWLAKLYVNRKRWAKAAGWGALCLMAVFLVYRFVFVSPEARRQAKATQEINTRISRQQDQFTILRQRLTHLSQTLKSSVDKAPPSMEVAAARLLSEAGGQLTGAGTRLQAFEKLPMKPDLSAESLAREGDAVRLRVEQRAGLLNEVTAHLDKAEAALADLGGLAMLREKLAGQYRSLLDVIRESAARGTAEKLYTDALAALNGADVQGARKGSDALQELYGRVVQEYELRIVSKPGAQSGVWREPPKRPGVRNYYVIVEAVTPKGERLTMPITSEEDGATSNVSQWGLRVDGTLFDKIRRDKSDDGIIQNNRFGVKNRGYLTPQYLMPTTGGAITRW, from the coding sequence ATGGTTGATGAGAGGAAGCCTGAGGAGACCCGGTTCGACGAAGTGATGCTCGCCATGGATGTCGTGGACACTCTGCGCCACGAGGAGCAAATGGTGGAACGGGAGCTTGCGTCGGACGAACGCGACCAGGCCTTGTTCGATAAGTTGAAGCGCATGTACGCTTCACAGGGCATCGAGGTTACCGACGAAATCATCGCCGAGGGGGTGGCCGCCCTGCGCGAGGAACGGTTCGTTTACCGGCCGCCTCCACCTCGGGGAACGCTGTGGCTGGCCAAACTTTACGTCAACCGGAAGCGATGGGCAAAAGCCGCGGGGTGGGGAGCCTTGTGCCTGATGGCCGTTTTTCTCGTCTACCGGTTTGTCTTTGTTTCGCCCGAGGCGCGCCGGCAGGCGAAGGCGACTCAGGAGATCAATACCCGAATCAGCCGGCAGCAGGATCAGTTCACCATCCTCAGGCAGCGCCTGACACACTTGAGCCAGACCCTGAAGAGCTCTGTCGACAAGGCCCCCCCATCTATGGAAGTTGCGGCCGCACGCCTTCTGTCCGAAGCCGGGGGGCAGTTGACCGGGGCCGGTACCAGGCTTCAGGCCTTCGAAAAGCTGCCCATGAAGCCTGACTTGAGCGCCGAAAGCCTCGCTCGGGAAGGTGACGCCGTCCGGCTCCGCGTGGAACAGAGGGCAGGATTGCTGAACGAGGTGACGGCGCATTTGGACAAGGCCGAGGCGGCCCTTGCCGATTTGGGCGGACTCGCCATGTTGCGGGAAAAGCTCGCCGGGCAGTACCGCAGCCTGCTGGATGTAATCCGGGAGAGCGCGGCTCGCGGAACGGCGGAGAAGCTTTACACCGATGCACTGGCGGCGCTCAACGGGGCCGATGTCCAGGGAGCCCGCAAGGGGTCGGATGCCCTGCAGGAATTGTACGGACGGGTGGTGCAGGAGTACGAGCTGCGCATCGTGTCCAAACCGGGCGCTCAAAGCGGCGTGTGGCGCGAACCTCCGAAAAGGCCCGGGGTCCGCAACTATTACGTGATCGTCGAGGCCGTCACCCCTAAGGGAGAACGCCTCACCATGCCCATTACCAGCGAGGAGGACGGCGCCACGAGCAACGTCTCGCAATGGGGCCTGCGGGTTGACGGCACGCTTTTCGACAAGATTCGCCGCGACAAGTCCGATGACGGTATCATTCAAAACAACCGCTTCGGGGTTAAGAATCGCGGTTATCTGACCCCCCAGTACCTGATGCCCACCACCGGCGGTGCCATCACCCGGTGGTAA